One window from the genome of Yarrowia lipolytica chromosome 1B, complete sequence encodes:
- a CDS encoding uncharacterized protein (Compare to YALI0B18282g, similar to uniprot|O14367 Schizosaccharomyces pombe Gluconate transport inducer 1) — protein sequence MSIQPTFNGYVGTIHDALLLFQATINGLLMPVSRRPHDRERAGIIKSGAVFIFSEQGAGIKRWTDGISWSPSRILGNFLVYRQLEKPFGPGEKKRAAKKTKIEDSSPTLPSPGGARGGNGGAAGGAGAPGAPGQTRYNPYPGQNTNAGGYNDYNYDGSGAPAGGASTGPSPSSERSLVGSLVDSYGFKENGLIKKTISIVVSGIHHHMVSYYKPDDVLNGKFMTPSETEGIRELPITEELIKRQNFRIPPDSLNTTPGQSYSHNGGMYAGGASWSRRSCRCGRFQLRSWRHHRLQHPFLLPPSPSRCPYYGQGSYYNQQFQPQMPPPIGRPQGYPSHPQGSQSAPGQYPQSYPADYDPAAASGDQRGYVSGYRPFTTALPGISGSNAPTGAAGGAAGAAHASAGGAEQPHHGYYYNQGAPGHPEQGAANGASSAHAQSSQGGAGQGASPSLPPLGGEYSSGAPSNYSAMDPRKLPEGGASQSSTPAGSTPTQAPAPHGPLAAGQRGYGGNYSNPSW from the coding sequence ATGTCCATCCAACCCACCTTCAACGGCTACGTGGGCACCATCCACGAcgccctgctgctgttccaGGCCACCATCAACGGCCTGCTCATGCCAGTGTCGCGACGACCGCACGACAGAGAGCGAGCCGGCATCATCAAGTCCGGAGCTGttttcatcttctccgagcAAGGCGCTGGCATCAAGCGATGGACCGACGGAATCTCGTGGTCGCCGTCGCGAATTCTCGGCAACTTTCTTGTCTACCGACAGCTGGAAAAGCCGTTTGGACCTGGCGAGAAGAAACGGGCCGCCAAAAAAACCAAGATTGAAGACTCCAGCCCCACCCTGCCGTCGCCCGGAGGAGCCCGAGGCGGcaatggaggagctgccgGAGGCGCTGGAGCCCCTGGAGCCCCCGGACAGACCCGTTACAACCCCTACCCCGGACAGAACACAAACGCCGGCGGCTACAACGACTACAACTATGACGGCTCCGGCGCCCCCGCAGGAGGAGCGTCCACAGGCCCCAGCCCCTCGTCGGAGCGATCTCTGGTCGGCTCGCTCGTCGACTCGTACGGCTTCAAGGAGAACGGTCTCATCAAAAAGACCATCTCCATTGTCGTGTCCGGaatccaccaccacatgGTCTCCTACTACAAGCCCGACGATGTGCTCAACGGCAAGTTCATGACCCCCTCCGAGACGGAGGGCATTCGAGAACTGCCCATCACCgaggagctcatcaagcGACAAAACTTCCGAATCCCCCCGGACTCTCTCAACACCACCCCCGGCCAGTCTTACTCCCACAACGGAGGCATGTACGCCGGAGGAGCGTCCTGGAGCCGGAGGAGCTGCCGGTGTGGCCGCTTCCAACTCCGGAGCTGGCGCCACCACCGCCTCCAACACCCCTTTTTGCTCCCccccagccccagcagATGCCCCTACTATGGCCAGGGCTCCTACTACAACCAGCAGTTCCAGCCACAGATGCCCCCTCCCATTGGCCGACCCCAGGGATACCCTTCGCACCCCCAGGGCTCGCAATCGGCCCCTGGACAGTACCCCCAGAGTTACCCCGCCGACTACGACCCTGCCGCCGCCTCTGGTGACCAGCGTGGCTACGTGAGCGGCTACCGACCCTTCACCACCGCTCTTCCCGGTATCTCGGGCTCCAACGCCCCCACTGGTGCCGCAGGAGGAGCCGCCGGAGCCGCCCACGCCTCCGCTGGCGGTGCTGAGCAGCCCCATCACGGCTACTACTACAACCAGGGAGCCCCTGGTCACCCCGAGCAGGGAGCCGCCAATGGTGCCTCCTCCGCACACGCCCAGTCTTCCCAGGGCGGTGCTGGCCAGGGTGCTTCTCCCTCGCTACCTCCTCTCGGTGGTGAGTACAGCAGTGGAGCTCCCTCCAACTACTCGGCCATGGACCCCCGAAAGCTGCCCGAGGGCGGTGCTTCCCAGAGCTCCACTCCCGCGGGCTCCACCCCCACACAGGCGCCTGCTCCTCACGGCCCTCTTGCCGCTGGCCAGAGAGGCTACGGCGGCAACTACAGCAACCCTTCGTGGTAA